The following proteins come from a genomic window of Salminus brasiliensis chromosome 15, fSalBra1.hap2, whole genome shotgun sequence:
- the tmed1b gene encoding transmembrane emp24 domain-containing protein 1b has protein sequence MSVPPSSVLTPAVLLWLSAAVAAVFSPGADSELTFLLPAGHTECFYQSAARNGTLEVEYQVIAGAGMDVDFSIISPHGIQLISEFRRSDGVHMVEPTEEGDYQFCFDNSFSRFSEKMVFFEVILESTANDAGADDEWVGLGEPENLLEYKLEDIRESMESVHRHLERSRQMQTVLRAFEARDRNLLEDNLWRVSFWSCTSLLVMLLVALTQVYTVRRLFDDKRRIRS, from the exons ATGTCGGTGCCGCCGAGCTCGGTTCTGACCCCCGCGGTGCTGCTGTGGCTCTCGGCCGCGGTGGCCGCCGTTTTCAGCCCCGGGGCGGACAGCGAGCTCACCTTCCTACTTCCGGCAGGACACACCGAGTGCTTCTACCAGAGCGCCGCGAGGAACGGAACCCTGGAGGTGGAGTACCAG gtGATTGCAGGAGCAGGTATGGATGTGGATTTCTCCATCATCTCTCCTCACGGCATCCAGCTCATCTCAGAGTTCCGGCGCTCCGATGGCGTCCACAT GGTGGAGCCCACGGAGGAAGGGGACTATCAGTTCTGCTTTGACAACAGCTTCAGCCGCTTCTCGGAGAAGATGGTGTTCTTCGAGGTCATTctagagagcacagccaatgaCGCGGGTGCAGAcgatgagtgggtggggcttgGAGAGCCAGAGAACCTATTAGAATACAAACTGGAGGATATCAGG GAGTCGATGGAGTCTGTTCATCGGCACCTCGAGCGCAGTCGGCAGATGCAGACGGTTCTGCGGGCGTTCGAGGCTCGAGACCGGAACCTGCTGGAGGATAACCTGTGGCGGGTCTCCTTCTGGTCCTGTACCTCtctcctggtcatgctgctggtGGCCCTCACTCAAGTTTACACAGTCCGCCGCCTCTTTGACGACAAGAGGAGGATCAGATCCTGA